Proteins encoded by one window of Raphanus sativus cultivar WK10039 unplaced genomic scaffold, ASM80110v3 Scaffold0193, whole genome shotgun sequence:
- the LOC130501426 gene encoding 40S ribosomal protein S10-1, whose amino-acid sequence MIISETNRREICKYLFKEGVLFAKKDFNLAKHPLIESVPNLQVIKLMQSFKSKEYVRETFAWMHYYWFLTNEGIEFLRTYLNLPSDVVPATLKKSAKPIGRPFGGPPGDRPRGPPRFEGDRPRYGDRDGYRAGPRGGDVGGEKGGAPADYQPSFQGSGGRPGFGRGAGGYSAAAPSGSGLP is encoded by the exons ATG ATTATCTCAGAGACCAACCGCAGAGAGATCTGCAAGTACCTCTTCAAAG AAGGAGTATTGTTTGCCAAGAAGGATTTCAACCTCGCGAAGCATCCGTTGATTGAGTCAGTACCAAACTTGCAAGTGATCAAGCTCATGCAGAGTTTCAAGTCCAAGGAGTACGTTAGGGAGACGTTCGCATGGATGCACTATTATTGGTTTTTGACCAATGAAGGCATTGAGTTTTTGAGAACTTATCTTAACCTTCCGTCTGATGTTGTTCCTGCGACCTTGAAGAAGTCTGCTAAGCCCATTGGCCGTCCTTTTGGTGGCCCACCTGGTGATCGCCCAAG AGGACCACCTCGCTTTGAGGGAGACCGTCCCAGATATGGTGACCGTGATGGGTACCGTGCAGGGCCACGTGGTGGTGATGTTGGAGGTGAAAAGGGTGGAGCTCCTGCTGATTACCAACCCTCTTTCCAa GGAAGTGGTGGTAGGCCTGGATTTGGCCGTGGTGCTGGTGGTTACAGCGCTGCAGCTCCATCTGGTTCCGGTTTACCCTGA